A region from the Thermanaeromonas sp. C210 genome encodes:
- a CDS encoding asparagine synthase-related protein, producing MIPLSGLVAVYGECGAGRALEMLAAIKHRGPAGQRVGNSEFPPRAVGYASTGHSGEEDNFYAAGDAIIALDGLLSCCDNGGSFDRRLRAQELLTLYRGEGPRFSCRLRGMFALCMDLPTREFLVARDRFGIKPLYWGRKGQALYFASEIKALINRCEGIGVFPPGHYFHPREGLVRFNPEEGEEGNAATPFSWQEACSRLRDVLREAVARCLPAKGKVGILLSGGLDSSIVAAVARSLGADIRSIAVGYEGSLDLEYARLMAQNLGLEHHEYVYGRKEVEDVLPRVIYHLESFDWSLVRSAVPNYLAARLARQHGLDYVLMGEGGDELFGGYHYLKNKTRQEQQQEMKRLLESAHTMGLQRADRMTSAYGLTSILPFMDYKVVELAASLPVEWKISRDGVEKWILREAFRAELPPEIVDRRKDEFSQGAGSAELMAEMAAGKISDEEFAAEGRVTSGVTLHSKEELYYYRIFKEFYPQPELDRLVGRWTPW from the coding sequence ATGATTCCCTTGAGCGGGCTGGTGGCAGTTTACGGAGAATGCGGTGCGGGTAGAGCTTTAGAAATGTTAGCGGCCATAAAACACCGGGGACCTGCCGGGCAGCGCGTGGGGAATTCAGAATTTCCCCCGAGGGCAGTAGGTTATGCGTCTACTGGTCATAGCGGTGAAGAAGATAATTTTTATGCTGCAGGGGACGCGATAATCGCGCTGGATGGACTATTATCGTGTTGTGATAACGGGGGTTCCTTTGACCGCCGATTAAGGGCCCAGGAACTTCTCACCCTGTACCGAGGGGAGGGCCCCCGGTTTTCCTGCCGGTTAAGGGGGATGTTCGCCCTTTGTATGGATTTGCCGACCCGGGAATTCCTTGTGGCCAGGGACCGGTTCGGCATAAAGCCCCTTTATTGGGGGCGGAAAGGCCAGGCCTTATACTTCGCCTCCGAGATAAAAGCTCTGATCAACAGGTGCGAGGGGATAGGAGTTTTCCCTCCCGGCCACTATTTTCACCCGCGGGAAGGCCTGGTACGTTTTAACCCTGAAGAAGGTGAAGAAGGAAATGCGGCTACACCGTTTTCTTGGCAGGAAGCCTGTTCCCGCCTGCGTGATGTTCTAAGAGAAGCCGTAGCTAGATGTTTGCCTGCCAAGGGCAAAGTCGGTATTTTACTCAGCGGTGGCCTCGACAGCAGCATTGTAGCCGCTGTAGCCCGGAGCTTGGGTGCGGATATCCGGAGCATTGCCGTCGGTTACGAGGGAAGCTTGGACCTGGAATATGCGAGGTTGATGGCCCAGAATCTTGGGCTGGAGCATCACGAGTATGTTTACGGCAGGAAAGAAGTAGAAGATGTTCTTCCCAGGGTAATTTACCACCTCGAGTCCTTCGATTGGTCCCTAGTACGAAGTGCAGTACCCAATTACCTGGCCGCCCGCTTGGCAAGGCAGCACGGACTGGATTATGTGCTCATGGGAGAAGGCGGTGATGAACTCTTTGGCGGTTATCATTATTTAAAGAACAAAACCCGACAGGAGCAGCAGCAAGAAATGAAAAGATTGCTGGAAAGCGCCCACACTATGGGACTGCAGCGGGCGGACCGCATGACGTCGGCCTATGGCCTAACCAGTATTTTACCTTTTATGGACTATAAGGTGGTAGAGCTGGCAGCTTCTTTGCCGGTGGAATGGAAGATCAGCCGGGATGGGGTAGAAAAGTGGATTTTGCGGGAGGCCTTCAGGGCCGAGTTACCTCCAGAGATAGTTGACCGGCGCAAAGACGAATTCAGCCAAGGCGCTGGGTCGGCGGAGTTAATGGCCGAGATGGCCGCCGGTAAGATATCCGACGAGGAGTTTGCTGCCGAGGGCCGGGTCACTTCGGGAGTTACCCTCCATTCCAAGGAAGAACTTTATTATTATCGCATCTTTAAAGAGTTTTATCCCCAGCCCGAGCTGGACCGGTTGGTAGGACGCTGGACTCCATGGTAA